A section of the Mastomys coucha isolate ucsf_1 unplaced genomic scaffold, UCSF_Mcou_1 pScaffold15, whole genome shotgun sequence genome encodes:
- the Ssb gene encoding lupus La protein isoform X2: MAENGDNEKMAALEAKICHQIEYYFGDFNLPRDKFLKEQIKLDEGWVPLDTMIKFNRLNRLTTDFNVIVQALSKSKAKLMEVSADKTKIRRSPSRPLPEVTDEYKNDVKNRSVYIKGFPTDATLDDIKEWLDDKGQILNIQMRRTLHKTFKGSIFAVFDSIQSAKKFVDTPGQKYKDTNLLILFKEDYFAKKNEERKQSKVEAKLKAKQEHEGRHKPGSTETRALEGKMGCLLKFSGDLDDQTCREDLHFLFSNHGEIKWIDFVRGAKEGIILFKEKAKEALEKARNANNGNLLLRNKKVTWKVLEGHAEKEAMKKITDDQQESLNKWKSKGGHGGRFKGSHVFTAARRFKGRGKGNRPPYAGAPKGRGQFQGRRTRFDDDDRRRGPMKRGRDGRDREEPASKHKKRENGARDK; the protein is encoded by the exons ATGGCTGAAAATGGAGATAATGAAAAAATGGCTGCTCTGGAGGCCAAAATCTGTCATCAAATTGAG TATTATTTTGGAGACTTCAATTTGCCACGagacaagtttttaaaagaacagatcAAATTGGATGAAGGTTGGGTACCTTTGGATACAATGATAAAATTCAACAG GCTAAACCGGCTGACAACAGACTTTAATGTAATTGTGCAAGCACTGAGCAAATCTAAGGCAAAACTCATGGAAGTAAGTGCAGACAAAACTAAAATTAGAAGATCACCAAGCAGACCACTCCCTGAAGTGACTGACGAGTATAAGAATGATGTAAAAAACAGATCTGTTTATATT AAAGGTTTCCCAACTGATGCCACCCTTGATGATATAAAAGAATGGCTAGATGATAAAGGCCAAATACTGAATATTCAGATGAGAAGAACATTACACAAAACATTTAAG GGGTCAATATTTGCTGTGTTTGATAGTATTCAGTCTGCAAAGAAGTTTGTGGATACCCCTGGCCAGAAGTACAAAGACACTAATCTGCTAATACTCTTTAA GGAAGATtactttgcaaaaaaaaatgaagaaagaaagcagagcaaaGTGGAAGCTAAATTAAAAGCTAAACA AGAACATGAAGGAAGACACAAGCCAGGAAGTACTGAAACA AGAGCTCTAGAAGGAAAGATGGGATGCTTACTGAAGTTTTCAGGTGACTTGGATGACCAGACCTGTAGAGAAGATTTACACTTCCTTTTCTCAAATCATGGTGAAATAAAATGGATTGACTTTGTCAGAGGAGCAAAAGAG GGAATAATTCTCTTCAAAGAAAAGGCTAAGGAAGCACTTGAGAAAGCCAGAAATGCAAATAATGGTAACCTATTGTTAAGGAACAAAAAGGTGACTTGGAAAGTACTAGAAGGACACGCAGAAAAGgaagcaatgaaaaaaatcacagatgatCAGCAAGAATCCCTAAACAAATGGAAGTCAAAAGGAGGTCATg GTGGCAGATTTAAAGGAAGTCATGTTTTTACAGCAGCCCGCAGAtttaaaggaagaggaaagggaaataggcctccctatgctggggcaccCAAAGGAAGGGGACAGTTTCAGGGACGGAGGACAAGATTTGATGATGATGATCGTCGTCGCG GACCaatgaaaagaggaagagatggaagagacagagaagaaccTGCATCAAAGcataagaaaagagagaatggTGCTAGAGACAAGTAG
- the Ssb gene encoding lupus La protein isoform X1 — MAENGDNEKMAALEAKICHQIEYYFGDFNLPRDKFLKEQIKLDEGWVPLDTMIKFNRLNRLTTDFNVIVQALSKSKAKLMEVSADKTKIRRSPSRPLPEVTDEYKNDVKNRSVYIKGFPTDATLDDIKEWLDDKGQILNIQMRRTLHKTFKGSIFAVFDSIQSAKKFVDTPGQKYKDTNLLILFKEDYFAKKNEERKQSKVEAKLKAKQEHEGRHKPGSTETRALEGKMGCLLKFSGDLDDQTCREDLHFLFSNHGEIKWIDFVRGAKEGIILFKEKAKEALEKARNANNGNLLLRNKKVTWKVLEGHAEKEAMKKITDDQQESLNKWKSKGGHAGGRFKGSHVFTAARRFKGRGKGNRPPYAGAPKGRGQFQGRRTRFDDDDRRRGPMKRGRDGRDREEPASKHKKRENGARDK, encoded by the exons ATGGCTGAAAATGGAGATAATGAAAAAATGGCTGCTCTGGAGGCCAAAATCTGTCATCAAATTGAG TATTATTTTGGAGACTTCAATTTGCCACGagacaagtttttaaaagaacagatcAAATTGGATGAAGGTTGGGTACCTTTGGATACAATGATAAAATTCAACAG GCTAAACCGGCTGACAACAGACTTTAATGTAATTGTGCAAGCACTGAGCAAATCTAAGGCAAAACTCATGGAAGTAAGTGCAGACAAAACTAAAATTAGAAGATCACCAAGCAGACCACTCCCTGAAGTGACTGACGAGTATAAGAATGATGTAAAAAACAGATCTGTTTATATT AAAGGTTTCCCAACTGATGCCACCCTTGATGATATAAAAGAATGGCTAGATGATAAAGGCCAAATACTGAATATTCAGATGAGAAGAACATTACACAAAACATTTAAG GGGTCAATATTTGCTGTGTTTGATAGTATTCAGTCTGCAAAGAAGTTTGTGGATACCCCTGGCCAGAAGTACAAAGACACTAATCTGCTAATACTCTTTAA GGAAGATtactttgcaaaaaaaaatgaagaaagaaagcagagcaaaGTGGAAGCTAAATTAAAAGCTAAACA AGAACATGAAGGAAGACACAAGCCAGGAAGTACTGAAACA AGAGCTCTAGAAGGAAAGATGGGATGCTTACTGAAGTTTTCAGGTGACTTGGATGACCAGACCTGTAGAGAAGATTTACACTTCCTTTTCTCAAATCATGGTGAAATAAAATGGATTGACTTTGTCAGAGGAGCAAAAGAG GGAATAATTCTCTTCAAAGAAAAGGCTAAGGAAGCACTTGAGAAAGCCAGAAATGCAAATAATGGTAACCTATTGTTAAGGAACAAAAAGGTGACTTGGAAAGTACTAGAAGGACACGCAGAAAAGgaagcaatgaaaaaaatcacagatgatCAGCAAGAATCCCTAAACAAATGGAAGTCAAAAGGAGGTCATg CAGGTGGCAGATTTAAAGGAAGTCATGTTTTTACAGCAGCCCGCAGAtttaaaggaagaggaaagggaaataggcctccctatgctggggcaccCAAAGGAAGGGGACAGTTTCAGGGACGGAGGACAAGATTTGATGATGATGATCGTCGTCGCG GACCaatgaaaagaggaagagatggaagagacagagaagaaccTGCATCAAAGcataagaaaagagagaatggTGCTAGAGACAAGTAG
- the Ssb gene encoding lupus La protein isoform X3: MAENGDNEKMAALEAKICHQIEYYFGDFNLPRDKFLKEQIKLDEGWVPLDTMIKFNRLNRLTTDFNVIVQALSKSKAKLMEVSADKTKIRRSPSRPLPEVTDEYKNDVKNRSVYIKGFPTDATLDDIKEWLDDKGQILNIQMRRTLHKTFKGSIFAVFDSIQSAKKFVDTPGQKYKDTNLLILFKEDYFAKKNEERKQSKVEAKLKAKQEHEGRHKPGSTETRALEGKMGCLLKFSGDLDDQTCREDLHFLFSNHGEIKWIDFVRGAKEGIILFKEKAKEALEKARNANNGNLLLRNKKVTWKVLEGHAEKEAMKKITDDQQESLNKWKSKGGHAARRFKGRGKGNRPPYAGAPKGRGQFQGRRTRFDDDDRRRGPMKRGRDGRDREEPASKHKKRENGARDK; this comes from the exons ATGGCTGAAAATGGAGATAATGAAAAAATGGCTGCTCTGGAGGCCAAAATCTGTCATCAAATTGAG TATTATTTTGGAGACTTCAATTTGCCACGagacaagtttttaaaagaacagatcAAATTGGATGAAGGTTGGGTACCTTTGGATACAATGATAAAATTCAACAG GCTAAACCGGCTGACAACAGACTTTAATGTAATTGTGCAAGCACTGAGCAAATCTAAGGCAAAACTCATGGAAGTAAGTGCAGACAAAACTAAAATTAGAAGATCACCAAGCAGACCACTCCCTGAAGTGACTGACGAGTATAAGAATGATGTAAAAAACAGATCTGTTTATATT AAAGGTTTCCCAACTGATGCCACCCTTGATGATATAAAAGAATGGCTAGATGATAAAGGCCAAATACTGAATATTCAGATGAGAAGAACATTACACAAAACATTTAAG GGGTCAATATTTGCTGTGTTTGATAGTATTCAGTCTGCAAAGAAGTTTGTGGATACCCCTGGCCAGAAGTACAAAGACACTAATCTGCTAATACTCTTTAA GGAAGATtactttgcaaaaaaaaatgaagaaagaaagcagagcaaaGTGGAAGCTAAATTAAAAGCTAAACA AGAACATGAAGGAAGACACAAGCCAGGAAGTACTGAAACA AGAGCTCTAGAAGGAAAGATGGGATGCTTACTGAAGTTTTCAGGTGACTTGGATGACCAGACCTGTAGAGAAGATTTACACTTCCTTTTCTCAAATCATGGTGAAATAAAATGGATTGACTTTGTCAGAGGAGCAAAAGAG GGAATAATTCTCTTCAAAGAAAAGGCTAAGGAAGCACTTGAGAAAGCCAGAAATGCAAATAATGGTAACCTATTGTTAAGGAACAAAAAGGTGACTTGGAAAGTACTAGAAGGACACGCAGAAAAGgaagcaatgaaaaaaatcacagatgatCAGCAAGAATCCCTAAACAAATGGAAGTCAAAAGGAGGTCATg CAGCCCGCAGAtttaaaggaagaggaaagggaaataggcctccctatgctggggcaccCAAAGGAAGGGGACAGTTTCAGGGACGGAGGACAAGATTTGATGATGATGATCGTCGTCGCG GACCaatgaaaagaggaagagatggaagagacagagaagaaccTGCATCAAAGcataagaaaagagagaatggTGCTAGAGACAAGTAG